A DNA window from Heterodontus francisci isolate sHetFra1 chromosome 49, sHetFra1.hap1, whole genome shotgun sequence contains the following coding sequences:
- the LOC137358334 gene encoding probable G-protein coupled receptor 139, translated as MGQDLGTMDWNATTMDPNLGSEVWKVTTVDQNLRMEDWNTAAMSRSITYLFYFLSAYYHWLTLEFRIKYALVIIQHIYYPILAIIGVPVNLMTIVILSRGKCGLSKCVTRYLVAMAAVDLLVIILDLILRHIPIVYPRQFQFLLTVRMCNIHAVLLHAATDCSVWFTVTFTFDRFVAICCQKLKIKYCTEKTAAVVLGTVNVLSCLKNIFWYFMLTGWYSKANRPWFCYANMYVYFSHVWATIELLHHILTPCVPFVVILLLNAFTIRHIFVSSRGRRRLRAHSSRECRRDPELENRRKSIILLLVISANFILLWAVLMVNTMWQRIQDLEPAAPSVPVSLIQLGFMLQLLSCCTNTTIYALTQTQFREQLKNVLTYPFSQIVL; from the exons ATGGGCCAGGATCTGGGAACAATGGACTGGAATGCGACAACAATGGACCCGAATCTGGGATCAGAAGTCTGGAAAGTTACAAcagttgatcagaatctgagaatggaAGATTGGAATACGGCAGCAATGAGCAGAAGTATAACCTATTTGTTTTATTTTCTTTCTGCATATTATCATTGGCTAACATTAGAATTCCGGATCAAATATGCACTtgtgattattcaacacatttactatcccatccttgctataattggtgtccctg ttaacttgatgacaattgtgatcctgtctcggggaaagtgcggtctctccaaatgtgtcactcgctacttagtggccatggcagcggtggatctactcgtcattatcctcgaccttatattgaggcacattcccattgtttatccaaGACAGTTTCAATTCCTGTTGACCGTACgcatgtgtaatatccacgctgtcctgcttCATGCAGCTACAGACTGCTCTGTTTGGTTTACGGTcaccttcacctttgatcgatttgtggccatttgctgccagaagctgaaaattaaatattgcaccgagaaaacggcggctgtggttctgggaactgtGAATGTGCTGAGCtgcttaaagaacattttctggtattttatgttgacAGGTTGGTACTCGAAGGCGAACAGACCCTGGTTTTGTTATGCAAATATGTATGTTTATTTCTCTCATGTCTGGGCAACAATCGAGCtcctccatcacattctaaccccttgtgtcccatttgtggtgattctgctgctcaatgctttcaCCATCCGACACATTTTTGTGAGCAGCAGAggtcgcaggagactccgagcccaCAGCAGTAGGGagtgtcgcagagacccagagctggagaatcgaaggaaatccataattttgctgctcgttatctcggccaatttcatactCTTATGGGCTGTGTTAATGGTGAATACGATGTGGCAAAGAATACAGGATTTGGAGCCGGCGGCTCCATCAGTACCTGTTTCTCTGATACAATTGggtttcatgctgcagctcctgagttgctgcacaaacacaacgATTTATGcactgacccagactcagttcagagagcagttgaagaatgtgctgacatATCCCTTTTCTCAAATTGTTCTATGA